The segment AGACCGCAGCCTATATTGATGCCAATTTATAGCAAGATTAATCTCGCGACGAAATTCATCGTAACAGGCGTAGGCACGTCGCGATTGTAACGCTAGCACGCTGTCTGTCATTATATCGAGATACGATCCCCAGATACGGGCGTATCGAGCGCTGGGAAACGATAAGCAAAAGGACTAGCTAGACGTGCAGCGCGCTCGAAAATGTCACGGGGCGCTTTCTAAAGGAGCCGGAAAAGGTGGCACGGTTCGACGTCGGCTATCTGCATACCCAGCATCCGCTGGGACGGGTCTCTCGGTCGTTGCGCGTTTATTTTCTTGTCACCGGCCAGAGAACTCGCCTTTAATCCGTCCTTTCGCCCTCCTCTTCTCCTTCGACCAAcgctcttttttctttttttttgttcaaccGCGACCTTTCTCCTTGCTTCCTCGCTGTCCGTCCTCCGTCTCCGTTGCCGGTGATCCGGCTTTCACGAAAACGATGGCGGCCGCGTCTCTCCCGCGGCGTGGCAGCCGCAATAAAAGGGACGCGCCGCGATGCCGCCGGTGACGATAATCGATCGTTGCCACGGGATTAAGCGATCGAAATCGGCCCGCGTAATAAGCGACACGGGTAaagatattttaatataatagtTGCGCGCCGCGCGATCGTATCTGTTCTCCATTTTGCGTCTTCATTTCGGCGATGAGCACTCTGAACACGCGGGCCCCGGTAATAATCCGCTGAGCATTATTACAAGCTGCTGAAATTTTGGGGAATCGTAACGAGAGCGGGATGAACTTGATATTATCATTTCTCTGGGAAGACGCTTCTTCGCCCCCCCTTCAGGAACTTATCGTAGAGCTTATGACCGATGCGATAGTAGGTGTGTTCATAGCACCATATTAAtggttttatttattattaataatcgtCTTTGTTACTGTAATAGAAGGAACCTGAAGATTTACAAAAGGCAAGGACGCTGCTGGCAAGACTAACCGTGAATTGTAAACTAAACTAAAACAGGGACAACGAAACAAACATTACGAAAAGTAGGAATAAGCAAGTAAATTAATCTTAACTTATCTTGAAGTAATATCGGCGAAACACTTTAAGCTAAACACGAGAAAACgcaaaagtaaattaaaaaaaaatatagtgtaaaGTAAGAGTACCTGGATGTAGTTACATGGACTGAGACGGGCAGGTAGATTAGACTAGTTAGGAAAAGTGTTGCAGGCTACAGGATAAATAACCGAGTAGCATCTATGAGAGCTGAAAGTCGAGTAGGGGCTTTAAGGGAGGATTGCGCCCCCTAGTTAGggccaaaaaataggtaaatctttgcgaattttttgtacaaaaacggcgcGGCGAATTAATttcaggtttggcaggctgttttattgtatcttgagctgttgttctgaatttttgtgtggcagtgACAAAAAAGgaatggcagatacagagtgctGACTGAGAGCGCTGAACaaaaatcgggtggtcctgacgttgacggaaagtactgtaagggttatctgaaacgcaaaaaggaaaaaagattcttaatctatttGAACGTGGCTGTCTGTGGTAGTAGaattattgccgtatctgttattgttcctttttttatttaaagaagtttcccCGATTTGGGGGCAAAACctttttcagactcaaatcagggcccTTCGTGTTCTTCAAAAGGTtgtcattttaatatttttattatttttcttaatgcatctactaccacagatagccacattcgtaTAGATTACGAATCTCTTTCCCTTTTTGTGTTTCTGATAACCCTTGCGGTACTTTTCGTCACCGCCAGAACCACTCGATTATTATTCCAacgctctctctctgtctgccatgtttttttgttcactgtcacacaaaaattcagaacaatagctcaagatacaataaaacagcctgccgaaCCTCGAATtgatttgtcgaaccgtttttgtacaaaaaatttacaaagaattacctatttttcggcccaacaaggcgcaaggcgaatgtttgtgaatttttttttagaaggcgGAAGCATATACTCTTACAGAagtttttgcatttaaaaaagtgacatttaaagaacatttggtaattttttcgtagaaaaatatttacgtttataataaaataacaagcgacatccaagaagcatttttaaaaatttgctttcgcggtgagcactgccattcgcaaacagattatctaaaatcaaaaaacaaaaaagatttcgttagtatattaatgtatcctcgggttgacggagagaattttccgaaatattaatttaaaacaaaatggcggctatttaaagttgaaatcctgattttttcgtgcaaaaatcacgcgaaaaattgAAGTACGTTCCGAGAGGTTTGCCGCTTTTTAACGATTcgaaaccactgtgcgtcgcgcgtttcggcgaagcgcggcgaggcgattcgatgaaattaataataattaattaactatCGGTCATCGATTGGTTACAAACTTTTCTCTTCGCATCGCCGCGCTtagccaaaatgcgcgacggacCTCGAAGGGGAAAAAACCAGCACCAGGGGACGAGAGTTGCCAGTCTGCAACGTCCCTCGATTTACGAGCGCGAATCCGCGAAGCAGCGCTCCCGAAACTGCCACTTTCCTTTCACACGGGAGCCCCCTTTCTTCCTCGAAGAAATTTCCATTACATTTTCATTAATccaataaaataataaccaaaGGCCGGGCGAGTCGATACCCTTTACTTAGCGGCGCATCGGCCCATGACAAAATGCGCATTTACGACGTGACGTTAATCGATCCGGCGCGTCGGCGATCGCCAATTATTAGGGGGCCAGGGGAGTGCGAGTTcgctttacaaaaaaaaaaaaaagaaaaagaaagaagaaggcgAGAGAAGAAATTTCGGCCCGCGACAGCTGCGGCTCCCTTGAACCCGTAACGCCAAGCATCTTTGGCAGGTGACCGAGGTGTATCAGCACCTGCTCGCCTCAACGAGACCTCGTCAATGCGCAGGCATAATTTATATGTCGCTACACCGAATAACCGATCTCTCCCCTCCTCGGACTAACTGCTTAACGATTCAGCGGCCGAATCGATCAGCGAGATTTAAGGCGATACAAGAAATCGACGCCGTGTACAAGCTTGCAAACGACATCACTTTACGCGAGGATCCGAGGGGCCAAATACCGTGGCTCCTTAAAAGTGGGTCCGCATAGTAGATGATCTTGAATCTCTGCATAATCTTCGGAACGTGCAAGATCGGAATATACGGGTTGATAATTTCGCTCCACTTCAGAACTGATCCGCTAGGCTGATATGACGCGACAAAGAAGATTCGGTGAAATTTGAAGgttcaaagaaatttcaaaaacGACAGATTTAATTGATAAACGATTTTAAAGGTATGTTTCTTCTAACTGCTTCTCCGCAGGTACCCGGAATCGAGACTAGCGAAATTGTTCAACGGCAGCATCCCCATCGTCCTGGACTCCCTGAAGCAGCACTACTTCATCGACAGGGACGGCGGCATGTTTAGGCACATACTGAACTTCATGAGGAACTCCCGCCTGCTGTTGCCGGACAACTTCGCCGATCTGGATCTCCTGCTGGAGGAGGCGCGCTACTTCGACATCGCGCGTAAGAGAAACTCGTCGTTGCGTTTCCGCGGTGCTCGCGCCGTGTCCCGTTCGATTCCGCGCGGCTGCGTTCCCTTGGGAGCTCGCAAAGGCTATTGCGAAACCGAGCAGcgccgttaaggggttatacctagtcaggcggccgaaaagaggcgaatatttgtgattttttttttgaagaagcggaagcgtataattttacaaaactttttgcgtttcaaagagcaacgtttaaagaacatttggtaattttttcgtggaaaaatatttacgtttatactaaaataacaagcgacatccaagaagcatttttaaaaatttccttttgcggtgagcactgccattcggaaccagattatctaaaatcaaaaaaacaaaaaagatttcgttagtatattaatgtatcctcaggttgacggagagaattttccgaaatattaagttaaaacaacatggcagctatttaaagttgaaatcctgatttttcgcgtaatttttgcaggaaaaagtcgggatttcaactttaaatagccgccattttgttttaacttaatatttcggaaaattctctccgtcaacctgaggatacattaatacacaaacgaaatcgtttttgttttttgattttagataatctggttccgaatggcaatgctcaccgcgaaagcaaatttttaaaaatgcttcttggatgtcgcttgttattttattataaacgtaaatatttttctacgaaaaaattaccaaatgttctttaaatgttgctcttttaaacgcaaaaagttttgtacaattatacgcttccgcttcttcaaaaaaaattcacaaatattcgcctcttttcgaccgcctgactaggcataaccccttaaattaaaGAAGACCGGGGAAACGTTGGAGAGATAGATGTGTGTACGGACTGCTTAATCGCGGACGAAAATCTGAACGGTTGCTGAATGCCTACCCGACGGACAACTTCCTCGGCTCCTGTAGCCGCGGCGAAAGATCACGGTGCAGCGTCGATAAATCATATTATCTGAACGGCAGAATCTCTCCTCGGATCATTTTTTCAACCGCCAATACCGGCAGCAGCTCGCGAACTTCGTATTAAGCTGCATTAAACGGCAATATCTCGGTAACCGAAGAGGGGGCAGGCACGACAAAAACTTGAGACCCACGAAAATTCAGTACCTGTGCATGTCGTTCAGATCTCAATTAACGAACGTGTTCAAACGCACGTCGGATAGAGGCAAGCAAATAATgggcaattatttttttaattgacaaTTGAAGATTCCCTCGTCGAAGTAGAAAACGATCGTGGAGACGATAGTGCCCTATTTAAATAAGCATCCCCATTAAAATTGAAAGGTTTCAAAGTTTAGAAGCTCTAGCGATGGACCGAACATTTAAATGCAGGCACAATTATGCTGTTCAGCTAGTATAGTGTAATGATACAGCTGTTAAAGCTAGTATTGTGCCTTAAATCGGGGGTCGAATGagactgttaaaattttcaattaattatgaagtgactgtaattttatgactattgTCTATTCTGTTTCGAGGAAAGCTTTTATTCCAcataattttctgtaaatatgaAACTTTTACTTGGAAGTTGAAAGAAAATCTAGTTAAACTGGAGAATTTATTGTGCTCTGAACAAGCTAAAACTGTGACAAGCAGATTCCCTGTAAGTATATGTTGTGGGGTGCATatctgaagttgaaaccttaaacTGGTCGGTGATGATAATTAGGTATATAAAAATCCCAATGTGCTGTCTCTCTTAGGTACATTTACCCTGCttccaattccttaaataacactaattaaaaaaatatctctAACTTCCTTACCCTTCTACCCTTAAATATCCCTTCAAGGGTATATGATCCTCCAGAACTTTTGTTAATCGAGCATAAAACTCTTCTTCATCTTATTATCACGACTTTAACACACTGACACATAAGTAGTACGAGTAACTATTCAAACCGAGCTCCTTCGACAGAGTTAAAGAGTTGATGTACAAGCTTGCCTCAAacagaaacaaaataatttaacaCCTGAAACTTCGGTAAATAACTTATATTCGTAAAAGTCAACAGTATCGCCCGACCCCTGCTTTCAATTCTCCTTGAACCGTCCCTGGCAACACCCCCAGGCAACTGCGCCAACTGCCACGTTCTGTTCGCAGCGATGTGCAGGCAGCTGGAGCAAATGAAGAAGGAGCGGATGAAGAACGGCtcggcggcgacgacgacgatgtcCTCCTCCTCGCCGAGCCCTCCGCCGGCGAATCAGCTGAGCAACCGCGGCACGGGGAGCACGGCGATGCCCTGCAACCGCGACACCGACAAGATCCGCGGCAACGAGGGGACCGGCAACTACGAGTGCGTGGCCCTCCACGTGAGCCCGGACCTAGGCGAGAGGGTGATGCTGTCCGGAGTACGGGCGCTGCTCGACGAAGTGTTCCCGGAGATGACCCAGGCGGTGATCTTCGCCGGCTCGGGGGTCGCCTGGCACCAGCAGGACGCCCGCCACTTGATCAGGTTCCCGCTGAACGGCTACTGCAAGCTGAACTCGGTGCAGACCATCACCAGGCTCCTGAACGCCGGCTTCCGCGTGGTGGCCAGCAACGGCGGCGGCGTCGAGGGGCAACAGTTCTCGGAGTACCTGTTCGTCCGTCAGGCCGTCAACACTTGACGGAGCACCGCGCACCAGCGGAAAACGAGCTCGAGGACGGTCCGCTGCATCCAGCGCGACCACGACCCCGAGTGAGTTCTCCAGGAGAAGGACTCGAAGACTGCGTCACGGGTGACGATCCGCTCGCTCTCGGACAAGGCGGAGCACCACGGTCTATGGAGCTGTTCGAGAAGCATTCGGATGATACTCGTATCGTAACTGTACGTCCAGCCTGTCCAGCAAGGAGAGTTCGACGACTGATATGTAGTAAGGGGCCGGGGGTGCCGTTCTGTGAGACAGCAGACCCCTGGACATTGGCTGGTATCGTTTAAATCTCCTTCTCGAATACCGTGAGCTTCGTTCCAGGGTGGGAGGTGTTAAATTGTTCTTTTGGGGAGGGGGTGTTCGTGATAACTGAAGGGAAATTTTTACTGTTAAGAGGCGAGTGCCggattaaattttaaatccagAGGAGGGTTGTGATTTCTCACAGGGCTGTACGACTGCAGTTACGACAGTAACGATAGTAAATATTGCATTCTTCAGAGGAAACGTTAGAAAGAAGCTGGAATTTAATATATAAACAATAGGGTGGCcgttatttatacgtgtcgattttTCCCCGTATTTGTTCGCTCTCGCGGTTCCATTTCGTGGGCAAGTAGTACCTGGAGAAGCTTATTGCAATCGGAGAACAGGGAAGGGTGCGATCgggtcttaaggggtcattctggttagcgcgccgataaattcagcgattttcaggaaccTATTGCGACGAAAACAATTATAGTAACGGAACAAaacttttgtctatttattaaactacatttctacagtaaataagaaatataaatgtaaggaaat is part of the Andrena cerasifolii isolate SP2316 chromosome 1, iyAndCera1_principal, whole genome shotgun sequence genome and harbors:
- the Twz gene encoding BTB/POZ domain-containing protein twz — protein: MFPSAQIKMRLLSPSSSPATSPTMSNSSSPTPPTPSTPAAPAYNQKMTGIPCVAAASRYTAPVHIDVGGTIYTSSLETLTKYPESRLAKLFNGSIPIVLDSLKQHYFIDRDGGMFRHILNFMRNSRLLLPDNFADLDLLLEEARYFDIAPMCRQLEQMKKERMKNGSAATTTMSSSSPSPPPANQLSNRGTGSTAMPCNRDTDKIRGNEGTGNYECVALHVSPDLGERVMLSGVRALLDEVFPEMTQAVIFAGSGVAWHQQDARHLIRFPLNGYCKLNSVQTITRLLNAGFRVVASNGGGVEGQQFSEYLFVRQAVNT